A region of Methyloversatilis discipulorum DNA encodes the following proteins:
- a CDS encoding multidrug efflux RND transporter permease subunit: MSAWALPIRRPVGTVLLTAAIALAGALAFRLLPVSALPQVDFPTISVSAALPGASPEVMAATVATPLERTLGRIAGVTEMTSSSSQGNTRVTLQFDLDRDVEGAARDVQAAINAARASLPTSLPSNPSYRKVNPADAPIMILAITSDTVPIPRLYDVASTVLAQKLAQIPGVGEVTVGGGALPAIRVQVNPEALHQSGLTLADVRNRITESNVNRPKGFVENGERYWQIEANDQARRAEDYVPLILRHTSGAVLRLGDVARVEDSVQDVRNLGLTNGKPTVLLVLTKRPGSNVIETVERVRELLPELGASLPAAARMEVAMDSSVTIRSALHEVEIALVISIALVILVVFLFLRNARATLIPAVVVPVSLAGSFAVMYLLGFSLNNLSLMALTIATGFVVDDAVVVIENIARHIERGLKPFEAAVAGVREVGFTVVAISLSLVAVFIPILLMGGVVGRLFREFALTMSVAVLVSMVVSLTAAPMLAARLLRHRPVEQEARWQRALGRVFDDLQIAYAHSLDWALRHTRIVMLIFLGAIALNFWLFSIVPKGFFPNQDTGRLFGSLRADQSTSYQAMTKKMAQAVDAIRSDPAVDNVSAFTGGGRGGGANNASFFVNLKPLKERGASAEQVIGRLRGKLARIEGVQLFLVAAQDLRVGGLRSSSQYQFTLTADSLRALREWVPKVRDAMRDLPQLVDVGTDQEDRASQTRLVYDRDTLARLGLTPGIVNQELYDGFGQRQVSTLYEPLNQYKVVLEVAPERAQDLSALDSVRVATADGGLAPLDSFARVEQGVMPLSIAHLDGRVSTTVSFGTAEGVTLAQAMDAVRAAMADIGVPASINAGFQGSARAFQQSLDNQPLLILGAIVAVYLVLGILYESLIHPLTILSTLPSAGIGAILALMAFNIEFGLIAVIGVLLLIGIVKKNAIMMIDFALDAERTRGLEPRAAIREACLLRLRPILMTTLAAMVGALPLAIGFGEGSELRQPLGIAVVGGLVVSQLLTLYTTPVTYLYLERFSRFCGRLIARTPRPVSP; encoded by the coding sequence ATGAGCGCCTGGGCACTGCCCATCCGCCGTCCGGTCGGCACCGTGCTGCTGACCGCGGCGATTGCGCTGGCTGGCGCGCTGGCCTTCCGGCTGCTGCCGGTGTCGGCGCTGCCGCAGGTCGACTTCCCGACCATATCGGTCAGCGCCGCGCTGCCCGGAGCCAGCCCCGAGGTGATGGCGGCGACCGTGGCGACGCCGCTGGAGCGCACGCTGGGCCGCATCGCTGGCGTCACCGAGATGACGTCCAGCAGTTCGCAGGGCAATACGCGGGTGACGCTGCAGTTCGACCTCGACCGCGACGTCGAGGGCGCGGCGCGCGACGTGCAGGCGGCGATCAACGCCGCGCGCGCCAGCCTGCCGACCAGCCTGCCGTCCAACCCCAGCTATCGCAAGGTGAATCCGGCCGACGCGCCCATCATGATCCTGGCGATCACGTCGGATACGGTGCCCATTCCGCGGCTGTACGACGTGGCCTCGACGGTGCTGGCGCAGAAGCTGGCGCAGATTCCGGGGGTGGGCGAAGTGACCGTCGGCGGCGGCGCGCTGCCGGCCATCCGCGTGCAGGTCAATCCGGAAGCGCTGCACCAGAGCGGCCTGACGCTGGCCGACGTGCGCAACCGCATCACCGAATCGAACGTGAACCGGCCCAAGGGCTTCGTCGAGAACGGCGAGCGCTACTGGCAGATCGAGGCGAACGACCAGGCGCGCCGCGCCGAGGACTACGTGCCGCTCATCCTGCGCCACACCTCGGGCGCGGTGCTGCGTCTGGGCGACGTGGCACGGGTCGAGGATTCGGTGCAGGACGTGCGCAACCTCGGCCTGACCAACGGCAAGCCGACGGTGCTGCTGGTGCTGACCAAGCGGCCGGGCAGCAACGTGATCGAAACGGTCGAGCGGGTGCGCGAACTGCTGCCCGAGCTGGGTGCCAGCCTGCCGGCGGCGGCGCGCATGGAAGTGGCGATGGACAGTTCCGTCACCATACGCAGCGCTTTGCACGAGGTGGAGATCGCGCTGGTCATTTCGATCGCGCTGGTCATCCTGGTGGTGTTCCTGTTCCTGCGCAACGCGCGGGCGACGCTGATTCCGGCGGTCGTGGTGCCGGTGTCGCTGGCCGGCAGTTTCGCCGTCATGTACCTGCTCGGCTTCAGCCTGAACAATCTGTCGCTGATGGCGCTGACCATCGCCACTGGTTTCGTTGTCGACGACGCGGTGGTGGTGATCGAGAACATCGCCCGCCACATCGAGCGCGGGCTCAAACCCTTCGAGGCGGCGGTGGCCGGCGTGCGCGAAGTCGGCTTCACCGTGGTGGCGATCAGCCTGTCGCTGGTCGCGGTGTTCATCCCCATCCTGCTGATGGGTGGCGTGGTCGGCCGGCTGTTCCGAGAGTTCGCGCTGACGATGTCGGTCGCGGTGCTGGTGTCCATGGTGGTTTCGCTGACCGCGGCGCCGATGCTGGCGGCGCGCCTGCTGCGGCACAGACCGGTCGAGCAGGAAGCGCGCTGGCAGCGCGCCCTCGGCCGCGTATTCGACGATCTGCAGATCGCCTACGCGCACAGCCTGGACTGGGCGCTGCGCCACACGCGCATCGTCATGCTCATCTTCCTCGGCGCCATCGCGCTTAACTTCTGGCTGTTTTCCATCGTGCCCAAGGGCTTCTTCCCGAACCAGGACACCGGCCGGCTGTTCGGCAGCCTGCGCGCCGACCAGAGCACGTCCTACCAGGCGATGACGAAAAAGATGGCGCAGGCGGTAGATGCGATCAGGAGCGACCCGGCGGTGGACAACGTGAGCGCCTTCACCGGCGGCGGCCGCGGCGGTGGCGCCAACAACGCGAGCTTCTTCGTCAATCTGAAGCCGCTGAAGGAGCGCGGTGCGTCGGCCGAGCAGGTGATCGGCCGGCTGCGTGGCAAGCTGGCGCGCATCGAAGGCGTGCAGCTCTTCCTGGTGGCGGCGCAGGACCTGCGCGTCGGCGGCCTGCGCTCGTCCTCGCAGTACCAGTTCACGCTGACCGCCGACAGCCTGCGCGCGCTGCGCGAGTGGGTGCCCAAGGTGCGTGATGCGATGCGCGATCTGCCACAGCTGGTCGATGTCGGCACCGACCAGGAAGACCGCGCCTCGCAGACGCGGTTGGTCTATGACCGCGACACGCTGGCCCGTCTCGGCCTGACGCCGGGCATCGTCAATCAGGAGCTCTACGACGGCTTCGGCCAGCGTCAGGTGAGCACGCTGTACGAACCGCTGAACCAGTACAAGGTGGTGCTCGAAGTCGCACCCGAACGCGCGCAGGATCTGTCGGCGCTGGATTCGGTGCGCGTCGCCACCGCCGACGGCGGGCTGGCGCCGCTGGACAGTTTCGCGCGGGTCGAGCAGGGCGTCATGCCGCTGTCCATCGCCCACCTCGACGGTCGCGTGTCCACCACCGTGTCCTTCGGCACCGCCGAAGGCGTCACGCTGGCGCAGGCGATGGACGCGGTGCGCGCGGCGATGGCCGACATCGGCGTGCCGGCCAGCATCAACGCCGGCTTCCAGGGCTCGGCGCGCGCCTTCCAGCAGTCGCTGGACAACCAGCCGCTGCTGATACTGGGCGCCATCGTCGCGGTCTATCTGGTGCTGGGCATCCTGTACGAAAGCCTGATCCACCCGCTCACCATCCTGTCCACGCTGCCGTCGGCCGGCATCGGCGCCATCCTCGCGCTGATGGCCTTCAACATCGAGTTCGGTCTGATCGCGGTGATCGGCGTGCTGCTACTGATTGGCATCGTCAAGAAGAACGCCATCATGATGATCGACTTCGCGCTCGACGCCGAACGCACGCGTGGCCTGGAGCCGCGGGCGGCGATCCGCGAGGCCTGCCTGCTGCGCCTGCGCCCCATCCTGATGACCACACTGGCCGCCATGGTCGGTGCGCTGCCGCTGGCCATCGGCTTCGGCGAAGGTTCGGAACTGCGCCAGCCGCTGGGCATCGCGGTGGTCGGCGGCCTGGTGGTGAGCCAGCTGCTGACGCTGTACACGACGCCGGTCACCTATCTCTATCTCGAACGCTTCAGCCGCTTCTGCGGCCGCCTCATCGCGCGCACGCCGCGCCCGGTCTCGCCATGA
- a CDS encoding multidrug efflux RND transporter permease subunit, with the protein MNPSRLFILRPVATSLLMVALLVAGFLAYRLLPVSALPQVDYPTMQVVTFYPGASPELTTSLITAPLERQFGQMPGLVQMNSLSSAGASVVTLRFGLDISLDTAQQEVQAAINAASTLLPNELPAPPIYSKVNPADAPVMTLAVSSKAVPLHLLEEAVSNRLAQKISQQSGVGLVSISGGQRRAVRVRVNPSAVASYGLSLEQLRAAVVATSSNQAKGSFDGPTRATTLDANDQLRSADEYRRSVIAWKNGAPIRLQDVAEVVDGPENRLLAAWANETPSLILNIQRQPGANVIDVVSRINALLPELQASLPDAVDVQVLTDRTESIRTSVRDVQIELVMAVLLVVAVIFVFLRNARATVIPAIAVPLSLIGSFAIMYLAGFSVNNLTLMAMVIAAGFVVDDAIVMTENIARHLEMGKGAMQAALDGAKEIGFTIISLTVSLVAVLIPLLFMQDVVGRLFREFALTLTIAILLSAVVSLTLTPMMAGRLLKAEGEHAHEGWYARLLAGYSRTLRWVLDHQPLTLVAAIATFVLTALLYLAVPKGFFPVQDTGLIQGMSEAEPTISFAAMSARQQALAEVILRDPDVDSVSSFIGVDGQNPTLNTGRMQIRLKPLAERSDRAPEIARRLEAAAREVPGVALYLQPVQDLTIEDRVSRAQYPFVVQATNHEDLLEWVPRLAAALQQSDRLTQVTTDLATGGLQAYVDIDRAAAARVGVTVADIDAALYNAFGQRLISTIFTQSSQYRVVLDVQPQFQIGPEAISQLHVMSADGLQVPLGTLVRVEERPTRLAMGRQGQFPAATLSFNLPDGVSLGEAVDAVESVRAQLGMPATMTLRWEGAAEAFRASLSDTLWLILAAVVTMYIVLGVLYESYVHPLTILSTLPSAAIGALLALLLAGHALDMIAVIGIILLIGIVKKNAIMMIDFALEAERNEGMAPRDAIFQACLLRLRPILMTTAAALLGALPLVFGGGMGSELRFPLGLTMVGGLLVSQVLTLYTTPVIYLAFGRLFKLRHTAIDATEGGRA; encoded by the coding sequence ATGAATCCGTCCCGCCTGTTCATCCTGCGGCCGGTGGCCACCTCGCTGCTGATGGTGGCGCTGCTGGTCGCCGGCTTTCTTGCCTACCGCCTGCTGCCGGTGTCGGCGCTGCCCCAGGTCGACTATCCGACCATGCAGGTGGTCACCTTCTATCCGGGCGCCAGTCCGGAACTGACCACCTCGCTGATCACCGCGCCGCTGGAGCGCCAGTTCGGCCAGATGCCCGGCCTGGTGCAGATGAATTCGCTCAGTTCGGCCGGCGCTTCGGTGGTGACGCTGCGCTTCGGTCTCGATATCTCGCTCGACACCGCGCAGCAGGAAGTGCAGGCGGCGATCAACGCCGCGAGCACGCTGTTGCCCAACGAACTGCCGGCGCCGCCGATCTACAGCAAGGTGAATCCGGCCGACGCGCCGGTCATGACGCTGGCGGTCAGTTCGAAGGCGGTGCCGCTGCACCTGCTCGAAGAGGCGGTGAGCAACCGGCTGGCGCAGAAGATTTCGCAGCAGTCGGGCGTCGGCCTGGTCAGCATTTCCGGCGGCCAGCGGCGCGCCGTGCGGGTGCGCGTCAATCCGTCGGCGGTCGCTTCCTACGGCCTGAGCCTCGAACAGCTGCGCGCCGCGGTGGTGGCCACCAGTTCCAACCAGGCCAAGGGCAGTTTCGACGGCCCGACCCGCGCCACCACGCTGGACGCCAACGACCAGCTGCGCTCGGCCGACGAATACCGGCGCAGCGTGATCGCGTGGAAGAACGGCGCGCCGATCCGGCTGCAGGATGTGGCCGAGGTGGTCGACGGGCCGGAGAACCGGCTGCTCGCCGCCTGGGCCAACGAAACGCCGTCGCTCATCCTGAACATCCAGCGCCAGCCCGGTGCCAACGTGATCGACGTGGTCAGCCGCATCAATGCGCTGCTGCCCGAGCTGCAGGCTTCGCTGCCGGACGCGGTCGACGTGCAGGTGCTGACCGACCGCACCGAATCGATACGCACCTCGGTGCGCGACGTGCAGATCGAACTGGTGATGGCGGTGCTGCTGGTGGTCGCCGTCATCTTCGTGTTCCTGCGCAACGCGCGCGCCACCGTCATTCCGGCGATTGCGGTTCCGCTGTCGCTGATCGGCAGCTTCGCCATCATGTATCTCGCCGGCTTCTCGGTGAACAACCTGACGCTGATGGCGATGGTGATCGCCGCCGGCTTCGTCGTCGATGACGCCATCGTGATGACCGAGAACATCGCCCGTCACCTTGAGATGGGCAAGGGCGCGATGCAGGCCGCGCTCGACGGCGCGAAGGAGATCGGCTTCACCATCATTTCGCTGACCGTGTCGCTGGTGGCAGTGCTGATCCCGCTGCTGTTCATGCAGGATGTGGTCGGCCGGCTGTTCCGCGAATTCGCGCTGACGCTCACCATCGCCATCCTGCTGTCGGCCGTGGTGTCGCTGACGCTGACGCCGATGATGGCCGGGCGGCTGCTGAAGGCCGAGGGCGAACACGCGCACGAGGGCTGGTACGCCCGCCTGCTGGCCGGCTATTCACGCACGCTGCGCTGGGTGCTCGACCACCAGCCGCTCACGCTGGTCGCGGCGATCGCCACCTTCGTGCTGACTGCGCTGCTCTACCTGGCGGTGCCCAAGGGCTTCTTCCCGGTGCAGGACACCGGGCTGATACAGGGCATGTCGGAAGCCGAACCGACCATTTCCTTCGCCGCGATGAGCGCGCGCCAGCAGGCGCTGGCCGAGGTCATCCTGCGCGACCCGGATGTCGACAGCGTCAGTTCCTTCATCGGTGTTGATGGCCAGAACCCGACGCTGAACACTGGCCGCATGCAGATCAGGTTGAAGCCGCTGGCCGAGCGCAGCGACCGCGCGCCGGAGATTGCGCGCCGACTCGAAGCGGCGGCGCGCGAGGTGCCGGGCGTCGCGCTTTACCTGCAGCCGGTGCAGGACCTGACGATAGAGGACCGCGTCAGCCGTGCGCAGTATCCCTTCGTCGTGCAGGCCACCAATCACGAAGATCTGCTGGAGTGGGTGCCCAGGCTGGCGGCGGCGCTGCAGCAGTCGGACCGGCTCACCCAGGTCACCACCGATCTGGCCACCGGCGGCCTGCAGGCCTACGTCGACATCGATCGCGCCGCCGCTGCCCGTGTCGGCGTCACCGTCGCCGACATCGACGCGGCGCTGTACAACGCCTTCGGCCAGCGCCTGATCTCGACCATCTTCACTCAGTCCAGCCAGTACCGCGTGGTGCTCGACGTGCAGCCTCAGTTCCAGATCGGCCCGGAGGCCATTTCACAGCTGCACGTGATGTCGGCCGACGGACTGCAGGTGCCACTGGGCACGCTGGTGCGCGTCGAAGAGCGTCCGACGCGGCTGGCCATGGGCCGCCAGGGCCAGTTCCCCGCCGCCACGCTGTCGTTCAACCTGCCGGATGGCGTGTCGCTCGGCGAGGCGGTGGACGCGGTCGAATCGGTGCGCGCGCAGCTGGGCATGCCGGCGACGATGACGCTGAGGTGGGAAGGCGCGGCCGAGGCCTTCCGCGCCTCGCTCAGCGACACACTGTGGCTCATCCTGGCGGCGGTGGTGACCATGTACATCGTGCTCGGCGTGCTGTACGAGAGCTACGTCCATCCGCTGACCATCCTGAGCACGCTGCCGTCGGCCGCCATCGGCGCGCTGCTGGCGCTGCTGCTGGCCGGTCACGCGCTCGACATGATCGCGGTGATCGGCATCATCCTGCTGATCGGCATCGTCAAGAAGAACGCCATCATGATGATCGACTTCGCGCTCGAAGCCGAACGCAACGAAGGCATGGCGCCGCGCGATGCGATCTTCCAGGCCTGCCTGCTGCGCCTGCGCCCCATCCTGATGACCACCGCTGCGGCCTTGCTCGGCGCGCTGCCGCTGGTGTTCGGCGGCGGCATGGGTTCCGAGCTGCGCTTTCCGCTGGGCCTCACCATGGTGGGCGGCCTGCTGGTGAGCCAGGTGCTGACGCTGTACACGACGCCGGTCATCTACCTGGCTTTCGGCCGGCTGTTCAAGTTGCGCCACACGGCTATCGACGCGACGGAGGGCGGTCGCGCATGA
- a CDS encoding MdtA/MuxA family multidrug efflux RND transporter periplasmic adaptor subunit, with protein sequence MMLLLLAGLTAGWFYANERTKPADGEGGPPGMRAGGPPGGPPGGARRFGGETRVGSAQAQRTDLPVHLAALGTVTPIESVVVRSRVEGELQSLHFTEGQRVKKGDLLAQIDPRAFQVELAQGEAAKARNAALLANAKEDLARYETLLAQDSIAAQQVTNQRSLVRQYEAAVLADDATIASARLSLQYARITAPISGRVGLRLATPGNIVRSSDADGLLTITQDAPISVVFALPEPQLVAVRNAIARGGLPVEARDRDNRTVLATGTLRILDNQIDVATGTVKAKAMFDNRDGALFPNQFVNVKLRVDTIADAIVVPVSAIQRGASGTFVYVVDAEMKAVMRPVKTGVLEGELQQVTEGLQPGERVVTDGVDRLREGDKVKLDDTPSTPRAGNGGAPGRRGPPPAQ encoded by the coding sequence ATGATGCTGCTTCTGCTGGCCGGCCTGACCGCCGGCTGGTTCTACGCCAACGAACGCACCAAGCCGGCCGACGGCGAGGGCGGACCCCCCGGTATGCGGGCCGGTGGCCCGCCGGGCGGTCCTCCGGGTGGTGCACGCCGCTTCGGTGGTGAGACGCGGGTCGGCAGCGCCCAGGCGCAGCGCACCGATCTGCCGGTGCATCTGGCGGCGCTGGGCACGGTGACGCCGATCGAAAGCGTGGTGGTGCGCAGCCGGGTCGAGGGCGAACTGCAGTCGCTGCATTTCACCGAAGGTCAGCGGGTGAAGAAGGGTGACCTGCTGGCGCAGATCGATCCGCGCGCATTCCAGGTCGAACTGGCGCAGGGCGAAGCGGCGAAGGCGCGCAATGCGGCGCTGCTGGCCAACGCGAAGGAAGATCTGGCGCGCTACGAAACACTGCTGGCGCAGGATTCAATCGCGGCCCAGCAGGTGACCAACCAGCGCTCGCTGGTGCGCCAGTACGAAGCGGCCGTGCTGGCCGACGACGCCACCATCGCCAGCGCCCGGCTGTCGCTGCAGTACGCGCGCATCACCGCGCCGATCAGCGGCCGCGTCGGCCTGCGCCTCGCTACGCCGGGCAATATCGTGCGCAGCTCCGACGCCGATGGCCTGCTCACCATCACGCAGGACGCGCCGATCTCGGTCGTGTTCGCGCTGCCCGAGCCGCAGCTGGTCGCGGTGCGTAACGCCATCGCGCGCGGTGGCCTGCCGGTCGAGGCGCGCGACCGCGACAACCGCACCGTGCTGGCTACCGGCACGCTGCGCATCCTGGACAACCAGATCGACGTTGCCACCGGCACGGTAAAGGCCAAGGCGATGTTCGATAACCGCGACGGCGCACTGTTTCCGAACCAGTTCGTCAACGTGAAGCTGCGCGTCGACACCATCGCCGACGCCATTGTGGTGCCGGTGTCGGCGATCCAGCGCGGCGCCAGCGGTACCTTCGTCTATGTCGTCGACGCGGAGATGAAGGCGGTCATGCGGCCAGTGAAGACCGGCGTGCTCGAAGGCGAACTGCAGCAGGTGACAGAAGGCCTGCAGCCGGGTGAGCGCGTGGTGACCGACGGCGTGGACCGTCTGCGCGAGGGTGACAAGGTGAAGCTCGACGACACCCCGTCCACGCCGCGCGCCGGCAATGGCGGCGCACCGGGCCGACGCGGCCCGCCGCCAGCGCAGTGA
- a CDS encoding MFS transporter: MFVHLAPLAALLGGVALLLLGSGLLTTLLAVRGGIEGYGSPFMGLLGSLFFAGFLIGTRVAPALIRRVGHVRAFAFFTSAVACSVLLHEMWVSPWVWAPVRLITGIAMVGLYAIVESWLNSQAAPAQRARVFATYMGVNLGALALAQQLLHVGDAATHTLFVLAALLVCAAVMPVAATRLSQPQIDNAAAPALRSLYRKAPIAFDAAFASGLAMGAFWGLGAVWADRSGLGTSGVAAFMSATIVGGALFQWPLGLLSDRHDRGRVITLVAFAAALLALLPMFALPFGADATATAGLLYGGFAFALYPMAMARLIDRLDPHEVLAGSSGLLLVHGIGAALGPLAAGLAMAALGPDALPMWFALTQGVLALLTSSLLRRVPAQIALQTRFLPMVRTTSTAFELAGTARPDTETPTTETR; the protein is encoded by the coding sequence TTGTTCGTCCATCTTGCACCGCTCGCCGCCCTGCTCGGCGGCGTCGCCCTGCTGCTGCTCGGCAGCGGCCTGCTCACCACGCTGCTCGCCGTGCGCGGCGGCATAGAAGGATACGGCAGTCCCTTCATGGGGCTGCTCGGATCGCTGTTCTTCGCCGGTTTCCTGATCGGCACCCGCGTCGCACCCGCATTGATCCGCCGCGTCGGCCACGTGCGCGCATTCGCCTTCTTCACCTCGGCGGTGGCCTGCAGCGTGTTGCTGCACGAAATGTGGGTGTCGCCCTGGGTATGGGCGCCGGTGCGCCTGATCACCGGCATTGCCATGGTCGGGCTGTACGCCATCGTCGAAAGCTGGCTCAACAGCCAGGCCGCGCCGGCGCAACGGGCGCGCGTGTTCGCCACCTATATGGGCGTGAATCTGGGCGCGCTGGCGCTGGCCCAGCAACTGCTGCACGTCGGCGACGCCGCCACGCATACGCTGTTCGTGCTGGCCGCGCTGCTGGTGTGCGCGGCGGTGATGCCGGTGGCGGCGACACGACTGAGCCAGCCGCAGATCGACAATGCGGCGGCGCCGGCGCTGCGTAGCCTGTACCGCAAGGCACCGATCGCCTTCGACGCCGCCTTCGCCTCCGGTCTCGCGATGGGCGCCTTCTGGGGTCTGGGCGCGGTATGGGCCGACCGCAGCGGGCTGGGTACGTCCGGTGTGGCCGCCTTCATGAGCGCAACCATCGTCGGCGGTGCGCTGTTCCAGTGGCCGCTGGGCCTGCTGTCCGACCGCCATGACCGCGGCCGCGTGATCACGCTGGTGGCCTTCGCCGCGGCACTGCTGGCGCTGCTGCCGATGTTCGCGCTGCCCTTCGGCGCCGACGCGACGGCCACCGCCGGCCTGCTCTACGGCGGCTTCGCCTTCGCGCTCTACCCGATGGCGATGGCGCGCCTGATCGACCGGCTCGATCCGCACGAAGTGCTGGCTGGCAGCAGCGGACTGCTGCTGGTGCACGGCATAGGCGCCGCACTCGGCCCGCTGGCCGCGGGTCTGGCGATGGCCGCTCTCGGTCCTGACGCGCTGCCGATGTGGTTCGCGCTGACCCAGGGCGTGCTCGCCTTGCTCACCTCGTCGCTGCTGCGCCGGGTGCCGGCGCAGATCGCGCTGCAGACGCGCTTCCTGCCCATGGTGCGCACGACATCGACCGCCTTCGAACTGGCGGGTACCGCCCGCCCCGACACCGAAACACCGACCACGGAGACCCGCTGA